In Sulfolobales archaeon, one genomic interval encodes:
- a CDS encoding energy-coupling factor ABC transporter ATP-binding protein, giving the protein MELKLVDVWHSYDGVNYVLKNVNIVFSKPGVYVVVGPNGSGKTTLLKITALMIKPTKGFVLVNGVDYWSLRDESLRINLKKNIVYVHDKPLIFRGSVEYNISLGVRSLYPREWSRIVEYHMKRYNILNIRNESALRISAGQAKIVTILRALSLNPEVLLLDEPFTFLDKSRTRILLEDIVELSKKKVIIIATHYMYRELDEIKNQVIELPLSTP; this is encoded by the coding sequence ATGGAGCTTAAACTTGTTGATGTGTGGCATAGTTATGATGGTGTGAACTATGTTCTTAAGAATGTAAATATTGTTTTCAGCAAGCCAGGAGTATATGTTGTGGTAGGACCTAATGGATCTGGTAAAACTACTCTGCTGAAGATAACTGCTCTAATGATTAAACCGACGAAAGGTTTTGTCCTAGTTAACGGAGTTGACTACTGGTCTTTGAGAGATGAAAGTCTCAGAATAAATCTGAAGAAGAACATAGTATATGTACATGATAAACCACTTATTTTCAGAGGTAGTGTAGAATATAACATTAGCTTAGGAGTTAGATCACTTTATCCGCGAGAGTGGAGTAGAATAGTTGAATACCATATGAAGAGATACAATATATTAAACATTAGAAATGAATCCGCTCTCAGAATCAGTGCTGGCCAGGCGAAGATTGTAACTATTCTAAGAGCATTATCATTAAACCCAGAAGTACTTTTGCTAGACGAGCCATTCACATTCCTAGATAAGAGTAGAACCAGGATACTACTTGAAGACATAGTAGAACTATCCAAGAAGAAGGTGATCATAATTGCAACACATTATATGTATAGAGAGCTCGATGAAATAAAGAACCAAGTAATAGAACTACCATTATCAACGCCATAA
- a CDS encoding ABC transporter permease → MTESIYDLTLRSIYISSTAAALSFILALIIALKMLDSSVKTRSIVIGVFEALVGVPTTVVGLLMYILLYPRGPLGVLRLLYTPIAIIIGESLVALPIAFISIFRHLQNARDNVRELILALGLPRKNERSLLLRETAPVLISSYLTSFSRAIGELGVALIAGGGIEGYTNVLTTAIALQTSIGNYEYAIQIGCVLIAITMLIIIPLRMLGERVYGA, encoded by the coding sequence ATGACTGAATCTATATATGATCTAACTCTTAGAAGCATTTACATATCTTCAACAGCTGCAGCTCTCTCCTTCATACTAGCGCTGATCATAGCATTGAAAATGCTTGACTCATCTGTGAAGACTAGGAGTATAGTGATAGGTGTTTTCGAGGCATTAGTAGGTGTGCCTACAACTGTTGTTGGCCTGCTAATGTATATATTGCTTTACCCCAGAGGACCTTTAGGAGTATTAAGACTGCTCTACACACCGATAGCAATTATCATTGGCGAATCTCTCGTAGCTCTTCCAATAGCTTTCATCTCTATCTTTAGACATCTACAGAATGCTAGAGATAATGTAAGAGAGCTGATCCTAGCACTAGGTCTACCAAGAAAGAACGAGAGATCCTTATTGCTGAGAGAGACAGCTCCTGTTCTAATCTCATCATATCTCACTTCATTTTCAAGAGCTATAGGCGAGCTCGGTGTAGCGTTGATCGCAGGTGGTGGGATAGAAGGATATACCAACGTGTTGACAACAGCTATAGCTCTGCAGACTTCTATCGGAAATTACGAGTATGCTATTCAGATAGGCTGTGTTCTCATCGCTATAACTATGCTGATTATAATTCCTCTTAGAATGCTCGGTGAACGTGTTTATGGAGCTTAA